The following are encoded together in the Oncorhynchus kisutch isolate 150728-3 linkage group LG8, Okis_V2, whole genome shotgun sequence genome:
- the LOC109896078 gene encoding histone acetyltransferase KAT6A isoform X1, producing the protein MVKLANPMYTTWILEAIKKVKKQKQRPSEERICNAVSMSHGLDRKTILEQLELSVKDGTILKVSNKGLNSYKDPENPGRLAFPKPRLGSSGGGGGHHGHVGHGGSHHRSGKKPGLDWNKLIKRSLEGLHEPGGSTLKSVERFLKCQGDVAAYLSGSGSMGPGLFHQQLRVALKRACAHGRVAKNGPLFHLISRSSQLDGTGTVALDSLPPVRLLPHEKDKPVAEPIPICSFCLGTTESNRDKKPEELISCADCGNSGHPSCLKFSPELTVRVKALWWQCIECKTCSNCQDQGKNAENMLFCDSCDRGFHMECCDPPLMRMPKGMWICQICQPRKKGRKLLHEKAAQIKRRYNAPLGRPKNRPFKKLRGPGGRGRRKGGRRSQGSSSPHSSSSSSCEGYPGDDRLLFSLREDSSEQGGLRFNKKTKGLIDALTKFFTPSPDGRKAQHEVDYSQQYRIRKKAIRKEEGDDRTGEEDNQDSSDWREDEDKLPGHENLTEKDVELFRHIQELALQKVGVTGPPDPQMRCPSVIEFGKFEIQTWYSSPYPQEFSRLPKLYLCEFCLRYVKSRSILFQHMRKCAWFHPPANEIYRKDGVSVFEVDGNMSTIYCQNLCLLAKLFLDHKTLYYDVEPFLFYVLTQNDSKGCHLVGYFSKEKHCQQKYNVSCIMILPQYQRKGYGRFLIDFSYLLSKQEGQPGSPEKPLSDLGRLSYMAYWRSVVLECLHEVRDRQLTIRRLSKITGICPQDITATLHHLNMLEQRGERLVLVRKEKLVSSHMACLTARPRLLEVDPDCLRWTPVIVTNTVVSEGEEEEEEEEEGEDTCKEIKPSHKVSPLPWLARGEEEEEEEEMIKCFPGFPTSQSSPASSPVRCPPPIPDHRSPPPANGERRGRGRPPKNWPWGKVKDGPRTERRPGPGRPPKKRLEVQDFDEEDRAEGTKISSTSGSSPPSLFSLDRHLADSTGTFRPLEMLGRHPAVPPPRSRGRPPRKKRAPKRRLSEGPGETLPQLPLAPRLSDPPPVRRSCFSESSEEEEEEDEDDDDEERRTHSPPILTKPTLGLKCKKPLRKRRMRQRSHSHAHSSVVTETISETTEVLDEPFVDSDSERPMPRLEEESPLGHPLRCYPPARSALRHTETPPKRAQRANLTESEEDEPTPVLKPASFQRNPEPTVSAETPVANPETPVKKKKGWPKGKPRKPLHWKKRPGRPPGSRAKPNAGDTSLTNSGDSPPPKIKMKPGRKQRAQEEAERQEAERQRLGLGGVQQLDKPLQQLEDRACKRASRATATDNDKHKDSDEEDDYLPKPVEQRIPKRRGRPPKNPALRQQPVPKQPTVSEPEEEETARGWVEDKLSHPPSRSLLSPSSTGGPRAPQPSRPDTDRVMADRGEEDEEREDEECATLGTSSRRTAATPGSGSRRSDDHDADDEGDGHLVDKSNSKKRKSQDSEEEDEDDEEEPTSPACSPPVKEEPQGGEGFLDMQGSVQARDSYVSKQEEDEEEDEEAEELQEVKCRPLDAAQDERRRREAEESAAAAAAVETVTAISVPSEPLELQLLHPEDKTVTLLMEPQHPHQHPDSFKEELSHHHGSHHGQHHHSNELDLETVQAVQSLTQGEAQDEEPESHGVSHGTYQDCEETLAACRTLQSYSHAGEAEEETTHLALVEECGTSQHSSPLPHTNPPMPPLPSQSVRSINSPAGMMESGLGQQRGGTPGPTGGTGATGGGYTQITPEHPSSLSAPSQQNMETSPMMDVPSVSDHSQQVVDSGFSDLGSIESTTENYDNPSSYDSTMGGGGNGGGNNGSNHAAVAVAASSSSSTGSSSSSSVTSSSQGNSCSFVPAPCLTSSSGAVTSQLAMGSCSLIQQTGPGLNNGAGGNNGGNNSVPPPPPRPPSANTHQGIKSPQSCVIERLPSASQQSQKKVQHQPPQQQQAPHPPPSAPPTPHPPQQQQPLSQCSMGNGFGSTPMIMEIPESASQGGGRSLYERMGQDFGAGGYPQPSATFSLAKLQQLTNTIMDPHAMPYSHSASVTSYATSVSLSNPGLAQLSPSPLPPLAQGQATMTPPPQLSSGSMNLGSLQLQCNMPSSNIGLPPPPHTQRLQGQMATVKGHISIRSKAQLAPAPSPHQQQLYGRSSGAVAMQGSPRTLAVQRGMMPNLMPTPAGYNTMNMNQLNAMSAGYRMPQPMMNSGYHGNPPYMNQPTQYPMQMQMGMMGGQGYPQQPMQPNHHGNMMYTGPTHHSYAGVPKQSPYMSR; encoded by the exons cctGTGGCAGAGCCCATCCCTATCTGCAGCTTCTGCCTGGGCACTACGGAGTCGAACCGAGACAAGAAGCCAGAGGAGCTCATCTCCTGTGCAGACTGTGGCAACAGCG GCCACCCGTCCTGTCTAAAGTTCTCACCAGAGCTCACTGTGCGAGTCAAAGCTCTGTGGTGGCAGTGCATCGAATGCAAGACCTGCAGCAACTGTCAAGATCAAGGCAAAAACGCA GAGAACATGTTGTTCTGTGACTCCTGTGACCGGGGGTTCCACATGGAGTGCTGTGACCCCCCACTGATGCGGATGCCAAAAG GCATGTGGATCTGTCAGATCTGTCAGCCCAGGAAAAAGGGCAGAAAGCTCTTGCATGAAAAGGCAGCACAAATCAAACGGCGCTACAATGCACCACTGGGACGACCCAAGAACAG GCCATTCAAGAAGCTGCGAGGGCCGGGTGGGCGTGGCAGGCGGAAGGGGGGGCGGCGCTCGCAGGGCTCCTCCTCCCCACACTCGTCGTCTAGCTCGTCCTGCGAGGGTTATCCTGGTGACGACCGGCTGCTGTTCTCCCTACGAGAGGACTCGTCGGAGCAGGGAGGCCTTCGCTTCAACAAGAAGACCAAGGGCCTGATTGACGCACTCACAAAGTTCTTCACGCCCTCGCCCGACGGACGCAAGGCCCAGCACGAGGTGGACTACTCCCAGCAATACCGCATCCGCAAGAAGGCCATACGCAAGGAAGAGGGGGACGACAGGACAGGTGAGGAGG ACAATCAGGACAGTAGTGACTGGCGTGAGGATGAGGACAAGCTACCAGGACACGAGAACCTGACAGAGAAAGACGTGGAACTCTTCAGACACATCCAGGAGCTGGCGCTACAG AAAGTGGGGGTGACCGGCCCTCCAGATCCCCAAATGCGTTGCCCGTCTGTCATCGAGTTTGGCAAGTTTGAGATCCAGACTTGGTACTCCTCTCCGTATCCGCAAGAGTTCAGCAG ACTGCCTAAGCTCTACCTGTGTGAGTTCTGCCTGCGTTACGTGAAGAGTCGCAGCATCCTCTTCCAGCACATGAGGAAGTGTGCCTGGTTCCACCCTCCAGCCAATGAGATCTACAGGAAGGATGGTGTCTCCGTGTTCGAg GTGGATGGGAATATGAGCACAATCTACTGTCAGAACCTGTGTCTGTTGGCCAAGCTGTTCCTGGATCACAAGACGCTGTACTACGACGTGGAGCCCTTCCTCTTCTACGTTCTAACACAGAATGACAGCAAGGGCTGCCACCTGGTGGGCTACTTTTCTAAG gaGAAGCATTGTCAACAGAAGTACAACGTGTCCTGCATCATGATTCTTCCCCAGTACCAGCGCAAAGGCTACGGTCGCTTCCTCATCGACTTCA gctacctgctgtccaAGCAGGAGGGCCAGCCCGGCTCCCCAGAGAAGCCCCTGTCAGACCTGGGTCGTCTGTCATACATGGCCTACTGGCGCAGCGTGGTGCTGGAGTGTCTCCATGAGGTCCGCGACCGCCAGCTCACCATCCGACGCCTCAGCAAGATCACTGGCATCTGCCCCCAGGATATCACTGCCACGCTGCACCACCTCAACATGCTGGAGCAGAGAGGGGAGCG GCTAGTTCTGGTGCGTAAGGAGAAGCTGGTGTCCAGCCACATGGCTTGTCTCACCGCCAGGCCCCGGCTGCTAGAGGTGGACCCGGACTGTCTCCGCTGGACCCCCGTCATCGTCACCAACACTGTGGTTTCAgagggcgaggaggaggaggaggaggaggaggaaggagaggatacCTGCAAGGAG ATCAAGCCTAGCCACAAAGTGTCTCCACTCCCCTGGCTCGCccgaggagaagaggaagaggaggaggaggagatgataaAGTGCTTCCCGGGGTTCCCCACCAGCCAAAGCTCTCCGGCCTCCTCCCCAGTCCGCTGTCCCCCGCCCATCCCCGACCACCGGTCCCCTCCCCCCGCCAACGGAGAGCGCAGGGGCAGGGGCCGCCCACCCAAGAACTGGCCCTGGGGCAAGGTGAAGGACGGGCCACGGACTGAGAGGAGGCCGGGACCGGGACGACCTCCAAAGAAGCGGTTGGAGGTGCAGGATTTCGATGAGGAGGACAGGGCTGAGGGCACTAAAATCAGCTCCACCTCTGGCAGCAGCCCACCCTCCCTGTTCTCTTTAGACAGACATCTGGCTGATTCTACAGGTACCTTCAGGCCCCTAGAGATGCTTGGCAGGCACCCTGCTGTCCCTCCCCCACGCAGCAGAGGGCGCCCTCCCAGGAAGAAGAGGGCCCCCAAGCGCAGGCTGAGTGAGGGTCCTGGAGAAACCTTGCCCCAGCTGCCCCTGGCGCCCAGGCTCAGCGACCCGCCTCCAGTCAGACGGAGCTGCTTCAGTGAAAGCagcgaggaagaggaggaggaggatgaagatgatgatgacgaGGAGAGGCGGACTCACTCCCCACCCATCCTCACAAAGCCCACCCTGGGGCTCAAGTGCAAG AAGCCGTTGAGGAAGAGGCGCATGCGTCAGCGCAGCCACAGCCACGCCCACAGCAGCGTGGTGACAGAGACCATCTCTGAAACAACCGAGGTGCTGGACGAGCCCTTCGTAGACTCTGACTCTGAGAGGCCCATGCCCCGGCTGGAGGAGGAGAGCCCCCTGGGACACCCCCTGAGGTGTTACCCCCCGGCCCGCTCCGCCCtacgacacacagagacaccgcCCAAGAGAGCCCAACGAGCCAACCTCACAGAGTCAGAGGAGGATG AACCCACTCCTGTTCTGAAGCCAGCGTCCTTCCAACGGAACCCAGAGCCCACGGTCTCAGCAGAGACCCCGGTGGCCAACCCAGAGACCCCTGTCAAGAAGAAGAAAGGCTGGCCCAAGGGCAAGCCCCGTAAGCCCCTGCACTGGAAGAAACGGCCGGGCAGACCCCCTGGCAGCAGGGCAAAGCCGAATGCAGGGGACACTAGCCTGACCAACTCAGGGGACTCTCCACCCCCCAAGATCAAGATGAAGCCGGGCCGCAAGCAGCGGGCCCAGGAGGAGGCCGAGaggcaggaggcagagagacagaggctggGTCTGGGAGGGGTGCAGCAGCTAGACAAGCCCCTCCAGCAGCTAGAGGACCGAGCATGCAAGAGGGCCTCCAGAGCCACAGCTACCGACAACGACAAACACAAAGACTCTGATGAAGAGGATGACTACCTTCCCAAGCCCGTGGAGCAGAGAATCCCCAAGAGGCGGGGGAGACCGCCCAAAAACCCAGCCCTGCGACAACAACCAGTCCCAAAGCAGCCCACTGTCTCAGagccagaggaggaggagacagcgAGGGGCTGGGTAGAGgacaagctcagccatccaccGTCCCGTTCCCTGCTCTCTCCGTCCTCTACTGGAGGCCCCAGGGCTCCCCAGCCCAGTAGACCAGACACGGACAGAGTCATGGCCGACAGGGGTGAGGAAGacgaggagagggaggatgaagagTGTGCCACCCTGGGCACCAGCAGCAGAAGGACTGCGGCCACGCCGGGCTCAGGCAGCAGACGCAGCGATGACCACGATGCAGACGATGAAGGAGATGGACACCTGGTGGACAAGAGCAACAGCAAAAAGCGGAAGAGCCAGGActctgaggaagaggatgaagacGACGAGGAAGAACCTACCTCCCCCGCCTGCTCTCCTCCCGTCAAAGAAGAACCCCAGGGCGGGGAAGGTTTTTTAGACATGCAGGGCAGTGTGCAGGCCAGAGACTCCTACGTCAGCAAGCAGGAGGAGGAcgaagaggaggacgaagaggCGGAGGAGCTGCAGGAAGTGAAGTGCCGGCCTCTGGACGCGGCACAGGACGAGAGAAGGCGGCGGGAGGCAGAGGAGTCAGCAGCAGCGGCCGCGGCGGTGGAAACGGTGACGGCCATCTCAGTCCCGTCTGAGCCCCTGGAGCTGCAGCTACTGCACCCTGAGGACAAGACTGTCACGCTGCTGATGGAGCCCCAGCACCCTCACCAGCACCCCGACTCCTTCAAGGAGGAGCTGAGCCACCACCACGGGTCCCACCATGGTCAGCACCACCACAGCAACGAGCTGGACCTGGAGACGGTGCAGGCGGTCCAGTCTCTGACCCAGGGAGAGGCCCAGGACGAGGAGCCAGAGAGCCACGGGGTCTCCCACGGAACCTACCAGGACTGTGAAGAGACGCTGGCCGCCTGCCGCACCCTACAGAGCTACAGCCATGCCGGGGAGGCCGAGGAGGAGACTACCCACCTTGCCCTGGTGGAGGAGTGTGGAACCTCCCAGCACAGCAGCCCCCTGCCCCACACTAACCCCCCCATGCCCCCCTTACCCAGCCAGTCAGTCCGCTCCATCAACAGCCCAGCAGGCATGATGGAATCTGGGCTGGGGCAGCAAAGAGGGGGCACACCAGGCCCTACTGGGGGAACAGGGGCAACGGGGGGAGGGTACACCCAGATCACTCCTGAGCACCCCAGTTCCTTGTCGGCCCCATCCCAGCAGAACATGGAGACCAGTCCCATGATGGACGTTCCGTCGGTGTCTGACCATTCCCAGCAGGTGGTGGACAGTGGCTTCAGCGACCTGGGCAGCATCGAGAGCACCACAGAGAACTACGACAATCCCAGCAGCTACGACTCCACCATGGGTGGCGGGGGCAACGGGGGAGGGAACAACGGCAGTAACCATGCGGCGGTGGCTGTGGCTGCCTCTTCCTCGTCATCGACGGGCTCCTCTTCCTCCAGCTCGGTCACATCCTCCTCACAGGGCAACAGCTGCTCCTTTGTCCCGGCGCCCTGTCTCACGTCTTCCAGCGGCGCAGTGACATCACAGCTCGCCATGGGCAGCTGCAGTCTCATCCAACAAACTGGACCAGGGCTCAATAACGGGGCGGGAGGCAACAATGGTGGCAACAACAGCGTGCCCCCGCCCCCACCCCGTCCCCCATCTGCCAACACCCACCAAGGCATCAAGTCCCCTCAGAGCTGTGTGATCGAGAGGCTGCCCAGCGCCAGCCAGCAGTCCCAGAAAAAGGTGCAGCATCAGCCCCCTCAGCAGCAGCAGGCTCCCCACCCCCCGCCCTCGGCCCCTCCGACCCCCCACCCGCCCCAGCAGCAGCAACCTCTGTCCCAGTGCAGTATGGGGAACGGCTTTGGCTCCACGCCTATGATCATGGAGATCCCTGAGAGTGCCTCCCAGGGAGGGGGCCGCAGCCTGTATGAGCGGATGGGCCAGGACTTTGGTGCAGGGGGTTACCCCCAGCCCTCGGCCACGTTCAGCCTGGCTAAGCTGCAGCAGCTCACCAACACCATCATGGACCCCCACGCCATGCCCTACTCTCACTCGGCTTCTGTCACATCTTACGCCACCAGTGTTTCTCTGTCTAACCCCGGGCTGGCTCagctctccccctccccactccctcccttaGCCCAGGGCCAGGCCACCAtgaccccccctccccaactGAGCTCTGGCTCCATGAACCTGGGCTCCCTGCAGCTGCAGTGCAACATGCCCTCCAGCAACATCGGCCTGCCTCCCCCGCCCCACACCCAGCGGCTGCAGGGCCAAATGGCCACGGTGAAGGGCCACATCTCCATCCGCTCCAAGGCCCAGCTGGCCCCCGCTCCCTCCCCGCACCAGCAGCAACTGTACGGACGCAGCTCTGGGGCCGTGGCCATGCAGGGCTCGCCCCGCACCCTGGCTGTGCAGCGTGGCATGATGCCCAACCTCATGCCCACGCCGGCCGGCTACAACACCATGAACATGAACCAGCTGAACGCCATGTCGGCAGGCTACCGCATGCCACAGCCCATGATGAACAGTGGTTACCATGGGAACCCCCCTTACATGAACCAGCCCACCCAGTACCCCATGCAGATGCAGATGGGCATGATGGGGGGACAGGGGTACCCACAGCAGCCTATGCAGCCCAATCACCACGGCAACATGATGTACACGGGCCCCACCCACCACAGCTACGCCGGCGTCCCCAAACAGTCGCCTTACATGAGCAGATGA